From Microcystis aeruginosa NIES-2549, a single genomic window includes:
- a CDS encoding site-2 protease family protein, with translation MRTNWRIGSLLGIPLYINSSWFLILAFVTLINATDAEIQSQAGQSSVLAWLLGLIIALLLFISVLLHELGHSFIARCQGIEVNSITLFLFGGMASIERESRTPPQALQVAIAGPVVSFLLFCLLSLASHLPHLNANLTYICGHLAIINLFLALFNLIPGLPLDGGQIFKAIVWQATGDRWKGLHWAAISGQFIGWLGIILGIFLVLLTADVGGAWLGLMGWFILRNASAYDNLTNLQESLLNFTAGEVMSRNWRVLNAHQTLQEFAQEYVLEQAAANTAYFAASEGRYRGLIRVEDLQAIERSFWSEKQLLDIAHPLGEIATVEEKTPLVTVVQKLETIPDRMITVLTPASAVAGVIDRGAILKAIAIKCQIPLEEADIERAREGVYPSYLPLNVIAAALDKSEPPKIGEPSLMS, from the coding sequence ATGCGTACAAATTGGCGAATCGGCTCTTTATTGGGCATTCCTCTCTATATTAATTCCTCCTGGTTTTTGATTTTGGCTTTTGTAACCTTGATCAATGCCACCGATGCAGAAATTCAGTCTCAGGCTGGCCAAAGTTCTGTTTTAGCGTGGTTACTTGGTTTAATCATCGCTTTATTGCTGTTTATCTCGGTTTTACTCCACGAATTAGGTCATAGTTTCATAGCCCGATGCCAAGGCATCGAGGTCAATTCTATTACCCTGTTTCTCTTTGGGGGTATGGCCTCGATCGAGCGAGAATCTCGGACTCCTCCCCAGGCCCTGCAAGTAGCGATCGCTGGACCGGTCGTCAGTTTTCTCCTGTTTTGTCTCTTATCCCTGGCCAGTCACTTACCCCATTTAAACGCCAATTTAACCTATATATGCGGGCATTTGGCGATAATTAACCTGTTTTTAGCTCTATTTAATCTTATCCCCGGTTTACCCCTCGATGGCGGTCAAATTTTCAAAGCAATCGTCTGGCAAGCGACAGGCGATCGCTGGAAGGGTTTACATTGGGCTGCGATCAGTGGTCAATTCATCGGTTGGTTGGGGATTATTTTAGGGATTTTCTTGGTTCTCTTGACGGCAGATGTGGGGGGTGCTTGGTTAGGATTAATGGGCTGGTTTATCCTCAGAAATGCCAGCGCCTACGATAATTTAACTAATTTACAGGAAAGTCTCCTCAATTTCACAGCGGGAGAGGTGATGAGCAGAAATTGGCGGGTTTTAAACGCCCATCAAACCCTACAGGAATTCGCCCAAGAATACGTTTTAGAGCAAGCAGCGGCTAATACTGCTTATTTTGCCGCGTCCGAGGGACGTTATCGGGGATTAATTCGGGTGGAAGATTTACAGGCGATCGAGCGGAGTTTCTGGTCAGAAAAACAACTGCTTGATATTGCCCATCCCCTCGGCGAAATTGCCACTGTTGAGGAAAAAACCCCCTTAGTGACGGTGGTGCAGAAATTGGAAACCATCCCGGACCGCATGATCACGGTGTTAACACCAGCCTCCGCCGTAGCGGGAGTGATCGATCGCGGTGCTATCCTCAAAGCAATTGCGATTAAATGCCAAATTCCCCTAGAGGAAGCGGATATTGAACGCGCTCGCGAGGGAGTTTATCCCAGTTATTTGCCCTTAAATGTTATTGCTGCCGCTCTCGACAAAAGTGAACCGCCAAAAATCGGCGAACCTTCCTTAATGTCCTGA
- a CDS encoding metallophosphoesterase family protein has translation MRTLAIGDIHGCSKALDHLLEIVNPKPQDTLITLGDYVNKGRDSKGVIERLISLHKQGNLIPLKGNHEIIMLQARNNPLKQRLWLEKGGKATLKSYSEGQLIKIPESHWDFLGKVCINSYETANHLFVHAGLDPNLPLARQPEYKLFWEKFQYPAAHTSGKTMICGHTSQKSGKPVNLGHAICIDTWAYGKGWLSCLDVEAGKLWQVNQRGNFRISHIQDYYRPSSLGQDIKEGSPIFGGSLLSRAAAITFKGK, from the coding sequence ATGCGAACCTTAGCGATCGGCGATATTCATGGTTGCTCGAAAGCTCTAGATCACTTGCTAGAGATCGTCAATCCCAAACCGCAAGATACTTTAATCACCCTCGGTGATTACGTTAATAAGGGCAGAGACTCGAAAGGGGTGATCGAGCGCCTGATTTCCCTACATAAACAGGGAAATTTGATTCCCCTCAAGGGTAATCACGAGATTATCATGCTGCAAGCGCGTAACAACCCCCTCAAACAGCGTCTCTGGTTAGAAAAAGGCGGTAAAGCTACTCTAAAATCCTATAGCGAAGGCCAACTGATTAAAATTCCCGAATCCCACTGGGATTTTTTAGGAAAAGTCTGTATAAATAGCTACGAAACTGCAAATCATTTATTTGTTCACGCTGGTCTCGATCCCAATCTACCCCTAGCCAGACAACCAGAATACAAACTCTTTTGGGAGAAATTTCAATATCCCGCCGCCCATACTTCGGGAAAAACCATGATTTGCGGCCATACCAGCCAAAAAAGCGGTAAACCAGTTAATCTCGGCCATGCCATTTGTATCGATACTTGGGCCTACGGTAAAGGCTGGTTAAGTTGTTTAGATGTGGAAGCGGGGAAATTGTGGCAGGTTAACCAGCGAGGAAATTTTCGCATTAGCCATATTCAAGATTATTATCGTCCATCCTCTCTAGGTCAGGACATTAAGGAAGGTTCGCCGATTTTTGGCGGTTCACTTTTGTCGAGAGCGGCAGCAATAACATTTAAGGGCAAATAA
- the tpiA gene encoding triose-phosphate isomerase, with product MPKVVIAGNWKMHKTQREALEFLQDFKSHLEETPDDREVVLCAPFTALAVLSKTLHGGRIRLGAQNVHWEKSGAYTGEISADMLTEIGVHYVVIGHSERRQYFGETDETVNLRVISAQKQGLTPIICVGESKAQRDAGETEKVIIKQIQAGLVNVDQKNLVIAYEPIWAIGTGETCESEEANRVIGLIRQQLDNPEVTIQYGGSVKPDNIDEIMAQSQINGALVGGASLDPAVFARIVNYR from the coding sequence GTGCCGAAAGTTGTTATTGCAGGTAACTGGAAAATGCACAAAACCCAGAGAGAAGCTCTGGAGTTTTTGCAAGATTTTAAATCCCATCTAGAGGAAACCCCGGACGACCGAGAAGTAGTTCTTTGTGCGCCTTTCACAGCTTTAGCTGTCCTCTCTAAAACCCTCCACGGTGGTCGTATTCGCTTAGGGGCGCAAAATGTCCACTGGGAAAAATCGGGGGCTTATACGGGCGAAATTTCGGCGGATATGTTAACCGAAATCGGGGTTCACTATGTGGTTATCGGTCACAGTGAACGCCGGCAATATTTTGGCGAAACCGATGAAACCGTCAATTTAAGGGTCATATCTGCCCAAAAACAAGGTTTAACCCCAATTATCTGCGTGGGAGAAAGTAAAGCCCAAAGAGATGCCGGAGAAACGGAAAAGGTAATTATCAAGCAAATTCAAGCAGGTTTAGTCAATGTTGACCAAAAAAACCTCGTTATCGCCTACGAACCCATCTGGGCGATTGGCACCGGGGAAACCTGCGAAAGCGAGGAAGCTAACCGCGTTATCGGTTTGATTCGGCAACAATTAGACAATCCCGAAGTAACCATTCAGTACGGTGGTTCGGTAAAACCGGATAATATCGATGAAATTATGGCTCAATCGCAGATAAACGGGGCTTTAGTCGGTGGGGCGAGTCTAGACCCCGCCGTATTCGCCAGGATTGTTAATTATCGTTAA
- a CDS encoding fumarylacetoacetate hydrolase family protein, which translates to MAQRYVRVKHRQGQIFYGLLQLNRSVAVFDAPPWQGGQLTKLELEPDSYQLLAPCFPSKIIAVGKNYRAHAAEMGTPVPEEPLLFLKPPTTIIADGETIFYPPQSERVDYEGELALIIGETAKNCTTAQARSKIWGYTIANDVTARDLQKKDSQWTRAKGFDSFCPLGPWIVRELSIGAQLTTFLNDGSEPKQSSYLSDMVFPPDVLVAYISQVMTLLPGDVILTGTPEGIGPLQVGDKVRVEIEGIGVLENSVMAAASINDN; encoded by the coding sequence ATGGCGCAACGCTATGTACGAGTGAAACATCGTCAAGGACAAATCTTCTACGGACTGTTACAGCTAAACCGTAGCGTTGCCGTCTTTGATGCCCCTCCCTGGCAAGGAGGGCAACTAACCAAACTAGAATTAGAACCTGATAGCTACCAACTATTAGCCCCCTGTTTCCCGTCGAAAATTATTGCCGTGGGCAAAAACTACCGCGCCCACGCCGCCGAGATGGGAACACCTGTACCAGAAGAACCGCTTTTATTTCTCAAGCCACCGACGACAATTATCGCCGATGGTGAAACGATTTTTTATCCGCCCCAATCGGAAAGAGTAGATTATGAGGGAGAATTAGCCCTAATTATCGGAGAAACCGCCAAAAACTGCACCACAGCCCAAGCCAGAAGCAAAATCTGGGGTTATACTATTGCTAACGATGTCACCGCTAGGGATCTACAGAAAAAAGATAGCCAATGGACGCGGGCGAAAGGATTTGACAGTTTTTGTCCCCTCGGCCCCTGGATTGTCCGGGAACTGAGTATCGGGGCGCAATTAACCACTTTTCTCAATGATGGCAGCGAACCGAAACAAAGCAGTTATCTGAGTGATATGGTCTTTCCCCCCGATGTCTTGGTGGCTTATATCTCCCAAGTGATGACCCTGCTGCCGGGGGATGTGATTCTAACGGGAACTCCCGAAGGAATCGGACCGCTGCAGGTGGGGGACAAGGTTCGGGTGGAAATAGAAGGCATCGGGGTTTTGGAAAATAGCGTCATGGCAGCAGCATCAATTAACGATAATTAA
- the rpsF gene encoding 30S ribosomal protein S6, protein MSNNYETLYILRPDLGEEVVQQQVERYRTLITEHSATDIEVKVWGKKRLAYPIKKLNDGVYVQMNYQASGKQVAPMERAMRLSDEVIRYLTLKLDRVMPPPADLSPLTEIPPSPITEAVVEEDGISAED, encoded by the coding sequence ATGAGCAATAACTACGAAACTCTTTACATTCTCCGTCCCGATTTAGGGGAAGAAGTCGTTCAGCAACAAGTGGAACGTTATCGGACTCTGATTACCGAACACAGCGCCACAGACATTGAAGTTAAGGTGTGGGGTAAAAAACGTCTGGCCTATCCCATCAAAAAACTCAATGATGGTGTCTATGTGCAGATGAATTATCAGGCCAGCGGCAAACAAGTCGCTCCCATGGAACGGGCCATGCGTTTAAGTGATGAGGTTATTCGTTATTTAACCCTAAAACTCGATCGCGTGATGCCCCCCCCTGCCGATTTATCTCCCTTAACGGAAATTCCCCCCTCTCCTATCACCGAAGCGGTGGTGGAAGAGGACGGCATCTCCGCGGAAGATTAA
- a CDS encoding Uma2 family endonuclease, with protein MVQAPIEPQLFYPDSDGKPMADNTVQYRWIVRLVANLKYLFKEQTVFVAGDLLWYPQQVTVPPAPRQAPDAMVVFGRPPGERGSYKQWEEDNIAPQVVFEILSPSNSAREMLKKQSFYREYGVLEMFFYDPDSHDFWGLVRANQQEDFFPVTALNFPWTSPILGIRFEMFEEGLEVFYPNGERFKDPETLFEERNQAQQERNQAQQERNQAQQERNQAQQERNQAQQERDRAFARLRELGIDPTQL; from the coding sequence ATGGTTCAAGCACCCATCGAACCCCAACTTTTCTATCCTGATTCCGACGGTAAACCTATGGCCGACAACACAGTTCAATATCGCTGGATTGTTCGCTTGGTTGCCAATCTCAAGTATTTATTTAAAGAGCAAACCGTCTTTGTTGCCGGAGATTTGCTCTGGTATCCCCAGCAGGTAACTGTACCCCCCGCTCCCCGTCAAGCTCCCGATGCCATGGTAGTTTTCGGCCGTCCACCGGGTGAGCGCGGCAGCTATAAACAATGGGAAGAAGACAATATTGCTCCCCAGGTAGTGTTTGAAATCCTCTCTCCGAGCAATAGTGCCAGGGAAATGCTCAAAAAGCAGTCTTTCTATCGGGAGTATGGGGTATTAGAGATGTTTTTCTATGACCCAGACTCCCATGATTTCTGGGGATTGGTACGGGCCAATCAGCAAGAGGATTTTTTCCCAGTAACGGCCTTGAATTTTCCCTGGACTTCCCCAATCCTAGGGATTCGGTTTGAGATGTTTGAAGAGGGTTTAGAGGTCTTTTATCCCAATGGGGAACGATTTAAAGACCCTGAAACCCTCTTTGAGGAGCGCAACCAAGCACAACAAGAACGCAACCAAGCACAACAAGAACGCAACCAAGCACAACAAGAACGCAACCAAGCACAACAAGAACGCAACCAAGCACAACAAGAACGCGATCGCGCTTTTGCCCGATTACGCGAATTGGGCATTGATCCGACACAGTTGTGA
- a CDS encoding PEP-CTERM sorting domain-containing protein, with the protein MVLAKLIDFRVVGKNRLSKIASASSAIAFSTLAISPVQAAQLIIPNTTVFGNNVLLGPSFTVSQNFSPLDTLSVNVSGTVYLAPGTLAMNAAGIITQTTDPENVGQTITSFTGLTPILPGKPFGSLLIGNNTLGFFPLFSANAANGFGSSTPPTNLSLSGVALSSIFTNVGFTGITAGTVLEFRVNDGTDAWEDNSGQFFITSTPEPSTILGLGVLGFGAFCQRRLSQEKKSKQDN; encoded by the coding sequence ATGGTATTAGCAAAACTAATTGATTTTCGGGTTGTCGGTAAGAATAGGCTATCAAAAATAGCGAGCGCTTCCTCTGCCATTGCTTTTAGCACTCTAGCAATATCACCAGTTCAAGCTGCTCAGCTAATTATTCCCAACACAACTGTTTTCGGGAATAATGTTTTGTTGGGGCCAAGTTTCACGGTTTCTCAAAACTTTTCCCCGTTAGACACCTTAAGTGTTAATGTTTCTGGAACAGTATATCTCGCTCCTGGAACATTGGCTATGAATGCTGCGGGTATTATTACCCAAACAACAGATCCAGAAAATGTGGGACAAACTATCACCTCATTTACCGGGTTAACACCAATACTTCCAGGTAAACCCTTTGGTTCTCTACTCATTGGTAATAACACACTGGGATTTTTTCCTCTATTCTCAGCCAATGCAGCCAATGGTTTCGGTAGTTCCACTCCACCAACAAATTTATCATTGTCTGGTGTGGCTTTATCCAGTATCTTTACAAATGTAGGCTTTACGGGTATTACTGCTGGCACTGTTCTTGAGTTTCGTGTTAATGATGGGACTGATGCTTGGGAAGATAATAGCGGTCAATTTTTCATTACCTCAACCCCTGAACCTAGCACAATTTTAGGCTTAGGTGTATTGGGATTTGGTGCTTTCTGCCAGCGCAGACTATCTCAAGAAAAGAAGTCAAAACAGGACAATTGA
- a CDS encoding Uma2 family endonuclease: MVQAPIEPQLFYPDSDGKPMADNTVQYRWIVRLVANLKYLFKGQTVFVAGDLLWYPQQVTVPPAPRQAPDAMVVFGRPPGERGSYKQWEEDNIAPQVVFEILSPSNSAREMLKKQSFYREYGVLEMFFYDPDSHDFWGLVRANQQEDFFPVTALNFPWTSPILGIRFEMFEEGLEVFYPDGERFKDPETLFEERNQAQQERNQAQQERDLAFARLRELGIDPTQL, from the coding sequence ATGGTTCAAGCACCCATCGAACCCCAACTTTTCTATCCTGACTCCGACGGTAAACCCATGGCCGACAACACAGTTCAATATCGCTGGATTGTTCGCTTGGTTGCCAATCTCAAGTATTTATTTAAAGGGCAAACCGTCTTTGTTGCCGGAGATTTGCTCTGGTATCCCCAGCAGGTAACTGTACCCCCCGCTCCCCGTCAAGCTCCCGATGCCATGGTAGTTTTCGGCCGTCCACCGGGTGAGCGCGGCAGCTATAAACAATGGGAAGAAGACAATATTGCTCCCCAGGTAGTGTTTGAAATCCTCTCTCCGAGCAATAGTGCCAGGGAAATGCTCAAAAAGCAGTCTTTCTATCGGGAGTATGGGGTATTAGAGATGTTTTTCTATGACCCGGACTCCCATGATTTCTGGGGATTGGTACGGGCCAATCAGCAAGAGGATTTTTTCCCAGTAACGGCCTTGAATTTTCCCTGGACTTCCCCAATCCTAGGGATTCGGTTTGAGATGTTTGAAGAGGGTTTAGAGGTCTTTTATCCCGATGGGGAACGATTTAAAGACCCTGAAACCCTCTTTGAGGAACGCAACCAAGCACAACAAGAGCGCAACCAAGCACAACAAGAACGTGACCTCGCTTTTGCCCGATTACGCGAATTGGGCATTGATCCGACACAGTTGTGA
- a CDS encoding PEP-CTERM sorting domain-containing protein, which produces MITNISRQLTTGVLAIAGSVAAFGFGGIAQAQTAPNATFGGNTMGGVTFTGNLSTATSISFNALTGFVTSVPNTYTPFGGTLAANDFNTGPAGTTFVEGAGFFVTFTGGGPVLDFSGAGVGNTTEGVNLIFASTSFAAGTSPENRYTFTASSGTITSQNDTGLNIAFLGTFADSGGTFSTSAATVSLSIASSGVGQGSSVFTFGTPPAFASTSVPEPSAILGILAVAGIGAFARRKS; this is translated from the coding sequence ATGATCACAAACATCTCTAGACAATTAACCACGGGCGTTCTTGCCATCGCTGGCAGCGTTGCAGCTTTCGGCTTCGGCGGTATCGCTCAGGCTCAGACTGCTCCTAATGCCACCTTTGGTGGTAACACGATGGGCGGTGTAACGTTCACTGGTAATCTCAGTACAGCTACCTCCATCAGCTTTAACGCGTTAACAGGATTCGTGACTAGCGTTCCCAATACCTATACCCCTTTCGGCGGCACCCTCGCTGCTAACGACTTCAACACTGGTCCGGCTGGAACTACTTTTGTTGAGGGGGCGGGGTTCTTCGTGACATTTACCGGCGGTGGTCCGGTTCTAGATTTCAGTGGCGCTGGTGTGGGTAATACCACTGAAGGCGTCAACCTTATCTTCGCTTCCACGAGCTTCGCTGCTGGTACAAGCCCTGAAAACCGCTACACTTTCACTGCTAGTTCTGGTACAATCACCAGCCAGAATGACACTGGTTTAAATATTGCTTTTTTGGGAACTTTCGCAGATAGTGGCGGCACCTTCTCAACTTCTGCTGCCACAGTCAGTCTATCGATTGCTTCTTCTGGTGTGGGTCAAGGTAGTAGTGTTTTCACCTTCGGTACACCTCCCGCTTTTGCATCAACAAGTGTTCCCGAACCTTCTGCTATCTTGGGTATCTTAGCTGTTGCTGGTATTGGCGCTTTTGCTCGCCGCAAGAGCTAG
- the queD gene encoding 6-carboxytetrahydropterin synthase QueD, whose amino-acid sequence MAEWIIYKEFRFEAAHHLPHYEGKCRRLHGHSWLGRVYVKSNHLQSQGSQQGMVMDFGEIKQYLQPLLDNFLDHHYLNETTGLENPTSEELSRWIYEKLAKAGLPNLHAVEICETCTSGCTYYP is encoded by the coding sequence ATGGCAGAATGGATTATTTACAAAGAATTTCGCTTTGAAGCAGCCCATCATTTACCCCATTATGAAGGTAAATGCCGCCGTCTCCACGGTCATAGTTGGCTGGGGCGCGTCTATGTGAAAAGTAATCATTTACAGTCCCAAGGCTCACAACAGGGAATGGTGATGGATTTTGGCGAAATTAAACAATATTTACAGCCGTTACTCGATAATTTTCTCGACCATCATTATCTCAATGAAACCACTGGTTTAGAAAATCCCACCAGTGAAGAATTATCGCGCTGGATCTATGAAAAATTGGCAAAAGCTGGTTTACCCAACCTTCATGCCGTCGAAATCTGCGAAACCTGTACCTCTGGATGCACCTATTATCCCTAA
- a CDS encoding PHP domain-containing protein, with protein MVVSATIPPLAQDTLALKAVWANIGYDSCPHHYNFHLHTHCSDGQMSPQNLMTQALDIGLKGLAITDHHSIEGYRQAQIWLENQHLKSSLPHLWTGVEITANLLETEVHILGYGFDPAHAVLTPYLQRTKPEGDLALASRVINSLQQAGALVVLAHPFRYHRPAADLVAAAVELGIDGIEAFYAYGNPKPWLPSQRETEQALALSRQYQLFATCSTDSHGKSLLQRI; from the coding sequence ATGGTCGTTTCTGCTACAATTCCACCCCTAGCTCAAGATACCCTCGCCCTGAAAGCGGTGTGGGCAAATATTGGCTATGATAGTTGTCCCCACCATTACAATTTCCATCTTCACACCCATTGTTCCGATGGTCAAATGAGTCCCCAGAACTTGATGACACAAGCGTTAGATATCGGACTAAAAGGATTAGCAATTACCGATCATCACTCGATCGAAGGTTATCGACAAGCCCAAATTTGGCTGGAAAATCAGCATTTAAAGAGTTCTCTACCCCATCTCTGGACAGGGGTAGAAATTACGGCGAATCTCTTAGAGACAGAAGTGCATATTCTTGGCTATGGTTTCGATCCCGCTCATGCCGTCTTGACTCCCTATCTGCAAAGAACCAAACCAGAAGGAGATCTGGCTTTAGCCTCTAGAGTCATTAACAGTTTACAGCAAGCGGGGGCCTTAGTGGTTCTGGCCCATCCCTTTCGTTACCATCGCCCCGCGGCCGATTTAGTGGCGGCGGCGGTAGAATTGGGTATTGATGGTATTGAGGCTTTTTATGCCTACGGCAATCCCAAACCCTGGCTACCCAGTCAACGGGAAACAGAACAAGCTCTCGCGCTTAGTCGTCAATATCAATTATTCGCCACCTGTAGCACCGATTCCCACGGTAAATCTTTATTACAGCGCATTTAG
- a CDS encoding NAD(P)H-quinone oxidoreductase subunit F codes for MKDLFLYTCWLIPIYGLIGSILTLPWSLGIISRTGPRPAAYINLLMTVLGLIHGSIAFNQIWHRETIKLAFEWVKVADLSLSLSIELSPVSLGTLELITLISLLAQIYALGYMEKDWSLARFYGLMGFFEAALGGIALSDSLLFSYAFLEMLTVSTYLLVGFWYAQPLVVTAARDAFLTKRVGDIILLMGLVALSSYGEGLSFSQLENWAVNNPVPPLTATLLGLALIAGPTGKCAQFPLNLWLDEAMEGPNPAGIMRNSIVVSAGAYVLIKLQPVFTLSPIAANVLIVLGTMTAIGTSLMALSQIDIKRALSHSTSAYLGLVFVAVGLGHVDIALLILFSHAVAKALLFMSAGALILTTSNQNITEMGGIWARMPATTMAFLGGSAGMTVLMPLGMFWTLKRWLSGEWAIPWWLLAVLIFVNCLSIINLTRVFRLVFLGQTQSKTHRTPEVAWPMALPMVALILIVLLAPIIPLRWDFWLSFTNPLLNNRSFTIVWGFPLLMASGVIGLVIGLMVELRRAWARPTGLILRFLQDLFAYDFYLDRIYQFTVVLAVGSLSKITTWLDRYIVDGLVNLVSLATIFSGSALKYNVSGQSQFYVLTILFGIGGLIWLLLNGQWSLITNYWSSLLTH; via the coding sequence ATGAAAGATTTATTCCTTTACACTTGCTGGTTAATTCCCATTTATGGCTTAATTGGTTCGATTTTAACCCTACCTTGGTCTTTAGGTATTATTAGTCGCACCGGTCCGCGGCCGGCGGCTTATATTAACCTATTGATGACCGTCTTAGGGTTAATACACGGATCGATCGCTTTTAATCAAATTTGGCATCGAGAGACAATTAAACTGGCTTTTGAATGGGTAAAAGTGGCCGATCTTAGTTTATCTCTTTCGATCGAACTTTCTCCCGTCAGTTTGGGGACGTTGGAACTGATTACCCTCATCAGTCTCTTGGCCCAAATCTATGCCCTTGGCTACATGGAAAAGGATTGGTCTTTGGCGAGATTTTATGGCTTAATGGGCTTTTTTGAGGCAGCTTTAGGGGGAATTGCCCTTAGTGACTCCCTACTATTCAGTTACGCTTTCCTAGAGATGTTAACGGTCTCTACCTATCTCCTCGTCGGTTTTTGGTATGCTCAACCTTTGGTCGTAACTGCGGCCCGAGATGCCTTTTTAACCAAGCGCGTCGGCGATATTATTTTATTGATGGGTTTGGTGGCTCTGTCCAGTTACGGAGAGGGATTGAGTTTTTCTCAGTTAGAAAATTGGGCGGTAAATAACCCTGTACCGCCTCTGACGGCGACTTTGTTAGGATTAGCCCTTATTGCTGGTCCAACGGGTAAATGCGCCCAATTTCCCCTGAATTTGTGGCTAGATGAGGCGATGGAGGGACCAAATCCAGCCGGAATCATGCGGAATTCGATCGTGGTTTCGGCGGGGGCCTATGTTTTAATTAAGCTGCAGCCGGTGTTTACCCTATCTCCGATCGCTGCCAATGTTTTAATAGTGTTGGGGACAATGACGGCCATTGGTACTTCTTTGATGGCCTTGTCCCAAATTGATATTAAACGCGCTTTATCCCACTCCACCAGTGCCTATCTCGGTTTGGTCTTTGTGGCGGTGGGATTAGGTCATGTGGATATCGCTTTACTAATTTTATTCTCCCATGCGGTGGCAAAAGCCTTATTGTTTATGAGCGCAGGAGCGTTAATTCTCACCACCAGTAACCAAAATATCACGGAAATGGGGGGAATTTGGGCAAGAATGCCGGCTACAACCATGGCTTTTTTAGGAGGTTCCGCAGGGATGACGGTGTTAATGCCCCTAGGGATGTTTTGGACGTTAAAACGGTGGTTAAGTGGCGAATGGGCGATTCCTTGGTGGTTATTAGCGGTTTTAATCTTTGTTAATTGTCTTAGCATCATCAATCTTACTCGGGTCTTTCGTTTAGTCTTTTTGGGACAAACCCAAAGTAAAACCCATCGCACCCCGGAAGTGGCTTGGCCAATGGCTTTGCCGATGGTAGCATTGATTTTAATCGTTTTATTGGCCCCGATTATTCCCCTACGTTGGGATTTTTGGCTATCTTTCACCAATCCCCTCCTTAATAACCGGAGTTTCACTATTGTCTGGGGTTTTCCCTTACTGATGGCCTCTGGGGTAATTGGCCTAGTTATCGGGTTAATGGTAGAGTTAAGACGAGCTTGGGCGAGACCAACTGGGTTAATCCTGCGATTCCTGCAAGATTTGTTTGCTTATGACTTCTATCTCGATCGCATCTATCAGTTTACCGTGGTTTTAGCGGTGGGCAGCTTGTCAAAAATTACCACTTGGCTCGATCGTTATATTGTTGATGGTCTGGTTAATTTAGTCAGTTTAGCGACGATTTTTAGCGGCAGTGCCTTAAAATATAATGTTTCCGGTCAATCGCAATTTTATGTCTTGACTATTCTCTTCGGAATAGGGGGATTAATCTGGCTCTTATTAAACGGTCAATGGTCACTGATAACTAATTATTGGTCATCCCTTTTGACTCATTGA